The sequence ATTGGTATCGTTGCCAGACGGTTTGTTTACTTCGGACATGGACGGCAACATCGATCGTTTCAATGACGCGACACTTCATCTAATCGCAGCAAATCCTGACCACAAACCCGAAAACGCGAAAGATTTTCTTAAAATGATGCGTTTGGAGAGGCTTAACAACCACCAACGCTACCGCCAAAAATTATTCTGCTTGGATGGTTCAACCAAATTGGTAGAACTCGTGACCAACTCTTTCGAGATTGGCGACAAAAAACAAAGAGTGTTTTATATGCGCGACATCACCGACGCGGTGCGCAAAGAACAAGACCTTATCAATACGTTGGAGCAGTTGGAAGAAGCCAAATCGAATTTGGAGCAAGCCAGCACCAGCAATCGTAAATTAAAAAACTAATTGTATCACAGACACACCGTTAAAGCTATGGTAGAAATACAAGGCAAATTTTTTACGCTCATCGGAATGCTAATGAGCAACAAACCAGAGCATTTGGAAAAAGCGAATGCTTATTTGGAAAGTGAAATAGGGCTTACACACTTGGAACTTGACCCCGAAGATTTTTATGATATTACGGTATGGGTTCGTTATCTGGAAATTTATCAGGAGTCGTTGGGTGGCAATAAAGCAGAGGTAGCCAAATCCGTAGGAAAACGCATTTATCCGACGGTAAAAAGAACTTCAGGTTTTCCTCCACACCTCAAAACACCTTTAGATTTTATTCTTTTTGAAGCAGAAGGCTTTAAAGGCGCACATTTAGGCGATAATATCAAGCAGCGTACTTTCCTCAAAAAAGAAGAAGGCTTGGTGGAAGTAGTGGCGACACCGCCTTGTGTTGGTTATCCTGAAGGCTTAATAGAAGGCGTTTATTTGGGGATTATGGAACTATGCGGCATCAAAAACGGTAAAGTTTCGCTTATTGGAGCAGATACTTTCCGAGTGGAATGGTAAGCCTCCCTTTCTTTTTTCATCTTTCAGCAATTATTTTTTTGACCAAAAGACATTGGCTTTATTTCTCAATAAAGCCAATGTCTTTTGAAAATCTTTCCTCCAGCGTATGATACAAGAATTACCCAAACACGAAGAATTGCAAGTATTTCTAAATCAGCAAAATAAGGCTGTTCAAAATACTCATCAAACAACAAATCATTGGCAAACCAAATTGCTGCACGCCCTCAAAGGCGAAGGCGATACGGATTTGCATCAATGGGCTGAGCCTATTTTGGAACTTTTGGCGCAAAAACTGAGTGCTTTGCAGGCTACCTTGTATTTTTTTGATGAAGAAGAACAAAAACTAAAATTAGCGGCTTGGTACAGCCCAATTTATCCCGATAACATTCCGCAAACCGTAGAACTTGGACACGGAACAGTTGGCCGCGCCGCCAAAACACACAAAACAGTTCGCACCAACCTGAAAGGCTTTTCTTCTTTTTCGGCTACGACCGAATTTCAGCCCGATTGGTTGCTTACCGTGCCGCTCATGAACAATTACAAATTGGCGGGTGTGTTTGAATGTACGGCTTTCGACCACGAAGCAAACCATATTGCACAACAAGAATTTGATGGGGCTTTGCCTTTTGTGGCTTCTGCGTTGCATTCTATTCTGAAAGAAAAACAGTTGCTCCGAAGTCTTGCACAGCTCCGCGACGAACGCGAACATTTGCAAACATTGGCTTCGGTAGGCACGGAAGGCGTGGCATTTATTGATAATTTCCGCGTCATTGACCACAATTACGCTTTTAGCCAAATGTTTGGTTTTGAAAATGACGAGTTGGAAGGAATGCACTTGGCCGAGTTGCTAAAAGACAATATTTTTTCGCAAGTAAATTTTTCGGAAGAAGCCTTTGCCGAAACGGAAGCACGCCGCCAAGACGGAAGCATTTTTGTGGTAGAAATGCAATTGCGTAAAGTGTTGCGCCAACGCCGCCAAATGATGGTGCTTACCTTGCGCGACATTAGCAAACGCAAAGCTGCCGAAATACAATTGGCTGATAGCCAGCAAAAATTACAGGCTGCCGAGCAAGTAATTACGCTTACCAAAGAAGTAGAAGAGAAAAATAAAAAGATTACGGCCAGTATCAATTATGCCAAAAATATACAAGATGCGCTGTTGCCGAAGCAATCCGAAATGGCGCAACAGTTAGCCGAATATTTTATTTTTTATCAATGTAAAGACGTGGTGAGCGGCGATTTTTATTGGCATCACGCCGCAGGCAATAACACTTGCTATTTGGCGGCTGTGGACTGCACTGGGCACGGCGTACCAGGCGCGTTTATGTCTTTCGTGGGTTATACGCATCTCAATTCAGTGGTAAAACATCAGGGTTTTAACCAACCCGAAGCCATTTTAAAACAACTTGACCAAGAAGTTGTAAAAACATTGCGCCAAAACGAAAACAAAAACTCACGCGATGGCATGGACGTTGGTTTGATAAAATTGCAACTCGATACGCGCGAATGGTCTTTTGCGGGAGCGCATCGCCCAATGGTGATGTACAGCAATGGCCGAATCACAGAAACCAAAGGAAGCAAATGCGCCATTGGCGGCTGCCAAGGCACAAAACATACCAAAGAAATTGGGGCAACGGCTGGCCAATGGAAATCAGGCGATATGTGTTATTTGTTCTCGGACGGATACGCCGACCAATTTAACCTGAAAGGGGAAAAATTTATGGCCAAACGCCTCAAGCAATTGTTTCAAGAAATCGGGCATTTGCCTGCCAATGAGCAACATAACATCCTTAAGTCGCAGTTTGAAGAATGGAAATTTGGCTCTTCGCAAATGGATGACGTATTGATTATTGGGGTTCGTTTGCCCTAATTTTAAGGCGATTTGCTATCAGAAGTTGTTTTTTTCGGTTAAAATGCTGTGTGGTTTATACCAAACATTTGTACTTTCGTGCTGAAAGCCTTCGTTAATGCTAAAAGGTTGGTTATTTTTCTGAAAAAACGCCGCTTTTTTTGTATTATTCGGATTACTCTGACAACTTCTGATAGTAAATATCGTATGATTTGGAAATTACGTCCAGTTATTTTTTTCTTGGGTTTGGGGCTGCTGCTGGGAGCTTGCCAAACCTATTCGAGCCTAAATACCGTTAATTTAGAATATCGCTACGATGCCAATATGCCCGTTTCCGTACAGCAGGCCGTACTGGACGCTGGCGCGAACGTTCGCTTGTATTTGGCCATAGATGCCAAGAAAATATTGCCCAATGCACCCGCCCAAAGCCTTTTGGATTATTATGGTTTTACGGGAAATCTTAGCCCCAGTTATAAAAGCAAATACATCATCAGGCACGATACTTTAGTTCCTCAGCAAATTTTTAGAGATAAAAAAGGCATATTTTACGCGGTGTTTAATATTGAAAAAGCACAAAATTTACCTTTTGGAGTCATTGCCTTAGATATTTACGAACGTGGCACAGACCGCAGTTATGTCATGGACATTCCGCTGGATTTTGAACCAGCCAATCCCATTGCCAACAAATATTTGCTTTTCAGAAATGGAAGTACCATTCCTTTGATGCAAAACTATTTTGCTCCCCGCGATACGGTGAGTATCAGAAGTTTATTGGCCAAAAATAAAACACTCTTTATCAAACATTATTCGGAAGAAACCTTTTCAGCTTCGTTGCCGCCGATGAGTGTCAATTCTACCATTACCAACAAAAAATCTTTAAAACTTTTAGGTCGTTTTCAGATAAACACCGACAGGCTACTACAATTCTCCGAATCAGGTCTTTATTTTGTACAAGAAGATACTACTTCTAACGATGGTTTTTCGTTTGTGGTACAAGAAAATAAATTTCCGCGTGTAACAATCCCTCAAGAGTTGGTCAACCCGTTGGTGTACATCACCACCCGCGAGGAACGCAATAAATTGAGCAATTCCCCCAAGCAAAAAGAAACGCTTGACCAATTCTGGTTGGACGTTGGCGGCAACCGCGACCACGCTCGCAACGTAATCCGTAACTTTTATGAGAACGTGGAAGAAGCCAACCGCCTGTTTACCAGCTTCGAACAAGGTTGGAAAACAGACAGAGGCATGGTATATATTATTTTTGGTAAACCCGACCGTTTGTTACGCTTCGACGACCACGAAGAATGGTACTACGACCGCAACCTCAATGACTCAGGCCTGATGTTTGCCTTTTTCAAACGCCCGACCATTTTTACACCTGAAAACTACGAGCTGATGCGTTCGGGCGACTATTCGCACGCATGGTTCGGGACGGTGGAGCAATGGCGCAAAGGCGTGCTCCGACATTAAAATTAGCACACTACACAACTTTCTGATAATTAAGTTTTTATGGCAAAAACAAACAAACAAGAAACAACTCCGCCACCTGTTAGCACAGCAACGGCATTACCCAACAAAGATATTTTTCAGGTAAACAAACTCACGCTGGCATTGCTTACGCTTGCTTCGGGGCTTTTTTACGCCTACTATTCTACGCGTTCCGATGGTTTTTATCAGCAAGACGAGGCGGGGCATTTTATTTCGATGCTGGATTTTTGGCACGTGCCAAGCTCCATTCTTTCCAATTGGGCAAAACCCGGTTACAAACTCATTTACGTTTTGCCTGCGTTGTTGGGCAAAAATGCCGTGATGTTACTTAACTGTTTTTTTGCGGCCATGTCGGGTTGGTTGGCCTACAAAATCGCCGAGAAATTGGGTAGCTGCAAACCGCTTTTAGCCTTCATTCTGTTGGTAACACAGCCGCTTTGGGTGGCTCTTTCTTTCCGAAATTATTCCGAAATTCCGTCGGCGTTTTTGTTGGCATTGGCTGTTTACTTGCACCTTTTGGACAAACGTTGGTTGGCGGCTTTGGTCGCTTCGTATATCTGTACCATTCGCCAAGAATTTATCCCGATTCTGGGGCTTTATGGCTTGTATGCGCTGTATCGCAAAGATTGGTTGGTGGTGGCGATGCTCACGGTGTTTCCGTTGCTGCAAAACCTGTGGGGCGGTATGCTCAACAACGACCCTTTGTATTTGCTGCATCAAATATTGGGAAATTCTGAAGGCATACAAGACGCATACCCGCGTCAGGGTTTCGACCACTATTGGCGCACTTCTATTGTCGTGTTTGGGGCTGGGGCAATTGCTTTGTTGGTGGCCTACATCGGCACGCAAATTTTACAACGCAAACAACCTGTGTATCTGGTGCTTGCGCCTGTGTTATTGTATGTGCTGGTAAACAGTGTTTTTAACTGGCAAGCGGTTCATATTGGCCCTTCTACGGGCGGCAACTTGCGTTATATGTTGTTTATTTCGCCGCTCGTGGCTGTGCTTGGCGCGTTGGCCGTAGATGAATACGAACAAATGCCCGACCGTTGGCGCATTGCGTATTTTTTAGTGCCTTTGGCGATTGTGGTGGCTTTGTACCTGAATCACAAACATAATTATGTGCTTTTGCAGGAAGAAAGCGACCCCAAACCGTTGATGGGCGTGATGTTGGCGGCTGTGGTGTTGTTGTTGCCGATGTCGGCGATGATCAAAACGGCGGTTTTTGGTTTGGTGTTTTTGTTTAATGTGTATATCAATAGCAGCCCCATGAAAATGTCTGACGAAGACCGCACTTGCCGCGAGGTGGCCAACTGGTACAAACAAAATCAAGCACAGTTTAAAAATAAGTTACTGTATGTCAATCACGTGATGTTTT is a genomic window of Flexibacter flexilis DSM 6793 containing:
- a CDS encoding SpoIIE family protein phosphatase, with translation MIQELPKHEELQVFLNQQNKAVQNTHQTTNHWQTKLLHALKGEGDTDLHQWAEPILELLAQKLSALQATLYFFDEEEQKLKLAAWYSPIYPDNIPQTVELGHGTVGRAAKTHKTVRTNLKGFSSFSATTEFQPDWLLTVPLMNNYKLAGVFECTAFDHEANHIAQQEFDGALPFVASALHSILKEKQLLRSLAQLRDEREHLQTLASVGTEGVAFIDNFRVIDHNYAFSQMFGFENDELEGMHLAELLKDNIFSQVNFSEEAFAETEARRQDGSIFVVEMQLRKVLRQRRQMMVLTLRDISKRKAAEIQLADSQQKLQAAEQVITLTKEVEEKNKKITASINYAKNIQDALLPKQSEMAQQLAEYFIFYQCKDVVSGDFYWHHAAGNNTCYLAAVDCTGHGVPGAFMSFVGYTHLNSVVKHQGFNQPEAILKQLDQEVVKTLRQNENKNSRDGMDVGLIKLQLDTREWSFAGAHRPMVMYSNGRITETKGSKCAIGGCQGTKHTKEIGATAGQWKSGDMCYLFSDGYADQFNLKGEKFMAKRLKQLFQEIGHLPANEQHNILKSQFEEWKFGSSQMDDVLIIGVRLP
- a CDS encoding GWxTD domain-containing protein, encoding MIWKLRPVIFFLGLGLLLGACQTYSSLNTVNLEYRYDANMPVSVQQAVLDAGANVRLYLAIDAKKILPNAPAQSLLDYYGFTGNLSPSYKSKYIIRHDTLVPQQIFRDKKGIFYAVFNIEKAQNLPFGVIALDIYERGTDRSYVMDIPLDFEPANPIANKYLLFRNGSTIPLMQNYFAPRDTVSIRSLLAKNKTLFIKHYSEETFSASLPPMSVNSTITNKKSLKLLGRFQINTDRLLQFSESGLYFVQEDTTSNDGFSFVVQENKFPRVTIPQELVNPLVYITTREERNKLSNSPKQKETLDQFWLDVGGNRDHARNVIRNFYENVEEANRLFTSFEQGWKTDRGMVYIIFGKPDRLLRFDDHEEWYYDRNLNDSGLMFAFFKRPTIFTPENYELMRSGDYSHAWFGTVEQWRKGVLRH
- a CDS encoding glycosyltransferase family protein — translated: MAKTNKQETTPPPVSTATALPNKDIFQVNKLTLALLTLASGLFYAYYSTRSDGFYQQDEAGHFISMLDFWHVPSSILSNWAKPGYKLIYVLPALLGKNAVMLLNCFFAAMSGWLAYKIAEKLGSCKPLLAFILLVTQPLWVALSFRNYSEIPSAFLLALAVYLHLLDKRWLAALVASYICTIRQEFIPILGLYGLYALYRKDWLVVAMLTVFPLLQNLWGGMLNNDPLYLLHQILGNSEGIQDAYPRQGFDHYWRTSIVVFGAGAIALLVAYIGTQILQRKQPVYLVLAPVLLYVLVNSVFNWQAVHIGPSTGGNLRYMLFISPLVAVLGALAVDEYEQMPDRWRIAYFLVPLAIVVALYLNHKHNYVLLQEESDPKPLMGVMLAAVVLLLPMSAMIKTAVFGLVFLFNVYINSSPMKMSDEDRTCREVANWYKQNQAQFKNKLLYVNHVMFFYFLEKTRADLTPEPKAISSEADMQAAPKGSFVFWDSHYGFRPNLKRGVNIDYFLNKPAEYTPLQQFITPQQNFGFVILEKK